CGATCACCGTCGCCGCCATCGACTCGCCGAGGACCAGAATGGTGAAGAGGCCGAACCGTTCGGGCAGATGCTCGACGTCAAGGGGCACCTTCGCCTGAATTTTGCGCATGGCAAACGGTGTGGCGACCGACACGATCAGACCAATCGTCCACAACCAATAGCGGGCGGGAGTTGGCGTGAAGATGGAGATCGTCCAGATGACGACCTCGGCGCTGAACCCCTTGAGGTATCCGGTCAGCAGTTGGCGCGTGATGGGGACATGTTTACGCGCCCTGGCGTACATGATGACGAGGATGAGTCTGGTCACAACGTACGATGCGGCGAAGGCCACCGACGAGTCAGCAGTATTTCCCGAAATTGAACCGGCCATCAACGCGATGGTGATCATCTGGGCGACGGCCAGAACCCGTTGGCCGAAGTCGTCGGTGTCGAACCGATCGGCATAGAAGGTGTAGGAGGCCCACGCCCACCAGATCGGGGCAAAGAAGCCGATGAAGACTCCAAAGCCTCCCCAGGAGGTATTTGCCAGCAGTCGCCCACCAAGGGCGGCGACCGCCACGACGAAGACCAGGTCGTAGAAAAGCTCGGTCCAGGTGGCATGACGAGCTTCGCCGTCTTCGATGGTGCGTAAACGGGGTGGTCTAATGGTCACATACTTCATGTCGCAGCTCTTAGCCTCCCAAACAAACGACGTTTTCGTGCGCCCTGGCGGTAAGCACACTACCAAGCATTCTCACCCCGTTTCTACTAGCGTTTCGGCCCGAGGGAGAAAGCTGTGTCGCGTCATCTTCATTTTTGGGGGGTTCGGGGGTCGATGCCCGTTGGTGGTGCTGATACCACCAGGTATGGCGGCCATACACCCTGCATAAGTGTTGATGGGGGCGGACGCTCGCACATCGTCATTGACGCCGGGACCGGAATTCATCAGTTTCAAAAGAGTTTGCCAGACCCCGGGGATGATGGCTGGGACTTTCATGTGCTGTTTACCCACTATCACCTCGATCACATCATTGGACTGCCGTTCTTCAAGCCGCTGTATGACCCGAGGAACACGTTCACGTTCTATGGATACCCATATGAAGGTATGGCGGTCAATGAGGTGATCCACCGCATCCTCGCCCCGCCCTGGTTCCCGATATCACTGGCAGAGGTACCGTCGACTCAGCACTTCATGGCCCTGAACGGGGACGGGTTCTCTATCGCAGGTATTGAGATCCAACCAGAGCAGTTGGAACATCCGCAGGGGGTGGCGGCCTTTCGCCTGAGGGGGCCTGAGCGATCTGTGGTCTTCGCGACCGATAACGAGCGGGGAGTGTCGAGTCATCTTGACGATCGGCTTGATGAATTAGCCCGCGGGGTGGACGTCCTCATTCATGACGCCCAATACACACCCCAAGAATACGAGCTCGAGCACACGGGGTGGGGTCACTCCACCTGGCAGATGGCAGTAGATGCGGCCAGATCAGCCGGGGTCGGCGAGCTCTTACTCATGAGTCACGATCCTGACCGGACCGACGAGGGAGTCGACGAAATCGTCGAACGGGCCCGACAGTCGGGAGTGAACCTCAGGGCGGCGTTCGAAGGATTGTCGATCGTCATCTAGTTGGCTTCCGGACGGGGGAGTCCTGCCCGGCAGCTGAGTTTTCCGTGGCGGGCCACGTGGTAGAGTCGCCTTCGACCTTTAACGACAGTCCTGTGAGGCTGACAAGGGAGATGAGATGTCCAACCATGTCACGGCGTTGCCGCCCCGCCCAGCTTCCTGGCGGGTGAACTAGATGCCGGAAGTCATCAACGCCGACGACCTCGGTCGAGCCATCCGCCGCATCGCTCATGAGATTGCCGAGCGGAACCATGGCATCGAAAACCTCGTTCTTCTTGGCATCCCGCGCCGGGGCGTACCCCTTGCCAACCGTATAGCAATGGTGCTCGAAGAGATTGAAGGTACGAGTCCTCCCGTAGGAGCGCTCGACATCTCCATGCACCGTGATGACATTTCTTCACGGCCCACCCCGAAACTGCACGGGAGTTCGGTGCCGGTCGATGTCACCGGTCGAACCGTGGTGCTGGTCGATGATGTCCTTTACACGGGGCGAACCATTCGAGCAGCCCTTGATGCCGTCAACGCTTTTGGGCGACCGGCTGCCGTGCAACTGGCCGTTCTCGTCGATCGTGGCCACCGGCAGTTCCCGATTCGGGCCGACTTCGTCGGCAAGAACCTACCTACCTCTGGGGCCGAGCAGGTGGTTGTCGATGTCGAGGAAGTTGACGGATCTGATTCGGTTCGGGTTGAAGTCTCAAGCCAGGAGGTCCAAGGGTGAGCCTATTGACGATTGAAGGCCTCCCGGCCGCCGAAATTTCCCGGTTACTTGATCTCGCTGATGGGTTTGTGGAGGTTTTGGACCGTCCGGTTCCCAAAGTACCGGCGTTACAAGGTCGCACGATCGGCATGCTGTTCTATGAGGTCTCAACCCGGACCCGGATGTCGTTCGAGCGGGCCGCCAAGGCGCTTTCGGCTGACACGATGACCTTCTCCCCGTCCGGATCGTCGGTTTCGAAAGGCGAGTCCTTGAAAGACACAGCGTTGACCGTCGGATCGATGGGCCCTGACCTCTTTGTTGTCCGCCATGCATCCACCGGGGCGCCCTGGCGGGTTGCCGAATGGACCGGTCTCCCGGTGATAAACGCCGGCGACGGCGCCCACCAGCATCCCACCCAGGCCCTCCTCGACTGTCTGACCGTCCGCCAGCATTTCGGCAAAGTAGACGGGTTGCGGGTCGCTATCGTGGGCGATATCCGGCACAGTCGGGTGGCTCGCTCCACGGCTCAAGCGATGGCCACGATGGGCGCCTCGGTGCGGTTCATTGCTCCGCGCACACTGTTGCCGTTTGACGTGGAGGGTTGGCCGGTTGAAACGACCTGTGATTTTGATGGCGCCATCGACGACCTCGATGTTGTGTATATGTTGCGTATCCAGCAGGAGCGGGGAGGTGGTGACGTCTTTCCCTCGATTGGCGAATATGTCAACCGGTTTGGCCTCACCCGGCGTCGGGCCGATCGACTGCCAGAACACACCATGGTGCTGCACCCCGGACCGATGAACCGCGGCGTCGAGATTGACCCGGCCGTCGCGGACGGACCCAGATCCCTCGTTACCAAGCAAGTGGCCAACGGTGTGGCGGTTCGTATGGCCGTTCTCCTCGACCAGCTCAGCGGATCGGAGAAGACATGATCGTTCTGAAGGGTGGAACGGTCGTCGGCACCGAACAGCGAATTGCGGACGTGGCGGTCGATGCAGAACGAGTGGTGGCAATCGGATCCGTTGACGTAGGGCCCCAAGATCAGGTGATCGACTGTTCCGGTGCTTGGGTTGGCCCGGGGTTGGTTGACCTCCATGTCCATCTCAGAGAACCAGGCCAGGAATGGAAAGAAGACATCGCGTCGGGGTCCAAGGCGGCCGCCGCCGGAGGGTTCACGACCGTGGTGGCCATGCCGAACACGGAACCGCCTATCGATTCTGGTCAGATAGCCCGCTACGTCTTTGACCGCGGGGCTGAGACCGGTCTCGTAAGAGTCATCCCGTCGGGGGCCATCAGTCTCGGCAGGGCAGGGGCTAAGCTGGCCCACCTCGATGACCTCTGGGCTGCCGGAGTTCGCATTTTCACCGACGATGGGGATACGGTCGCCGACTCGGGCCTGCTCCGCAGAGCGATGGACTATATCGCCGAACTTGGCGGAATCGTGGCTCAGCATGCCGAGGATCCCGGCCTGGCCGGGCGGGGACATATGCACGAAGGTGCGGTCTCGTCGCGCCTTGGCATGATTGGCCTGCCGTCGATGGCCGAGACGATCATTGTCGAACGCGATATCCGCCTTGTCGAACTAACCGGTTGTCGGTATCACGTGCAGCACGTATCTGCCCGACAGACACTCGATGTCATCAGACGGGCGAAAGAGGCGGGCCTTCCGGTAACGGCCGAAGTTGCCCCTCATCATCTTGAGTTCACCGATCGAC
The DNA window shown above is from Acidimicrobiia bacterium and carries:
- a CDS encoding dihydroorotase encodes the protein MIVLKGGTVVGTEQRIADVAVDAERVVAIGSVDVGPQDQVIDCSGAWVGPGLVDLHVHLREPGQEWKEDIASGSKAAAAGGFTTVVAMPNTEPPIDSGQIARYVFDRGAETGLVRVIPSGAISLGRAGAKLAHLDDLWAAGVRIFTDDGDTVADSGLLRRAMDYIAELGGIVAQHAEDPGLAGRGHMHEGAVSSRLGMIGLPSMAETIIVERDIRLVELTGCRYHVQHVSARQTLDVIRRAKEAGLPVTAEVAPHHLEFTDRLVETMNPVAKMYPPLRTKADVAALRAGLEDGMIDCVATDHAPHSAHEKDVPFEEAPRGVIGLETAAAAVNTSVGLPAVTFFERMSIAPGRLLGLETGPLAVGSVADITVFDPSQSWTPGTFVSKSANSPWIGTEITGRVRATLLGGQVTFEHKEGASE
- a CDS encoding aspartate carbamoyltransferase catalytic subunit; the protein is MSLLTIEGLPAAEISRLLDLADGFVEVLDRPVPKVPALQGRTIGMLFYEVSTRTRMSFERAAKALSADTMTFSPSGSSVSKGESLKDTALTVGSMGPDLFVVRHASTGAPWRVAEWTGLPVINAGDGAHQHPTQALLDCLTVRQHFGKVDGLRVAIVGDIRHSRVARSTAQAMATMGASVRFIAPRTLLPFDVEGWPVETTCDFDGAIDDLDVVYMLRIQQERGGGDVFPSIGEYVNRFGLTRRRADRLPEHTMVLHPGPMNRGVEIDPAVADGPRSLVTKQVANGVAVRMAVLLDQLSGSEKT
- the pyrR gene encoding bifunctional pyr operon transcriptional regulator/uracil phosphoribosyltransferase PyrR; the encoded protein is MPEVINADDLGRAIRRIAHEIAERNHGIENLVLLGIPRRGVPLANRIAMVLEEIEGTSPPVGALDISMHRDDISSRPTPKLHGSSVPVDVTGRTVVLVDDVLYTGRTIRAALDAVNAFGRPAAVQLAVLVDRGHRQFPIRADFVGKNLPTSGAEQVVVDVEEVDGSDSVRVEVSSQEVQG
- a CDS encoding MBL fold metallo-hydrolase gives rise to the protein MSRHLHFWGVRGSMPVGGADTTRYGGHTPCISVDGGGRSHIVIDAGTGIHQFQKSLPDPGDDGWDFHVLFTHYHLDHIIGLPFFKPLYDPRNTFTFYGYPYEGMAVNEVIHRILAPPWFPISLAEVPSTQHFMALNGDGFSIAGIEIQPEQLEHPQGVAAFRLRGPERSVVFATDNERGVSSHLDDRLDELARGVDVLIHDAQYTPQEYELEHTGWGHSTWQMAVDAARSAGVGELLLMSHDPDRTDEGVDEIVERARQSGVNLRAAFEGLSIVI
- a CDS encoding low temperature requirement protein A, with amino-acid sequence MKYVTIRPPRLRTIEDGEARHATWTELFYDLVFVVAVAALGGRLLANTSWGGFGVFIGFFAPIWWAWASYTFYADRFDTDDFGQRVLAVAQMITIALMAGSISGNTADSSVAFAASYVVTRLILVIMYARARKHVPITRQLLTGYLKGFSAEVVIWTISIFTPTPARYWLWTIGLIVSVATPFAMRKIQAKVPLDVEHLPERFGLFTILVLGESMAATVIAISQSTWSFELVVNSALAVSIAAGLWWMYFDNMEGSVVRRTGERPKAWKPTAWIYAHMPLGASLVIVAVGLEQAVAKHLDHGEFWLTSGGMAGALGFMALINLANEKDGKRGVNTRRAIRRILGAGLVLAAGLIAQLVGPPHATVWLIVLLAVAVLEVASDLIIIAQAD